In Hevea brasiliensis isolate MT/VB/25A 57/8 chromosome 13, ASM3005281v1, whole genome shotgun sequence, a single genomic region encodes these proteins:
- the LOC110636246 gene encoding DNAJ protein JJJ1 homolog — protein MASEKRCHYEVLGLSRECTAEEIRSAYKKLALQRHPDKLIQSGLSQAEATAQFQELAYAYEVLSDPKERAWYDSHRSQILFSDPNSANSVPGSVIPNLFSFFSNTVYSGYTDTGKGFYKVYSDVFNKIYANEVSFCKKLGLRLDSLREAPVMGNLGSPYGQVTAFYNYWLGFFTVMDFCWVDQYDVMAGPNRKSRRVMEEENKKLRKKARREYNETVRGLAEFVKKRDKRVIDMMVKKNAELEKKKEEERERKKMLEREKMERARAYEEPEWARLNEEDVEEVEVFEEEGKGKTGNGGKELYCVVCGKKFKSEKQWKNHEQSKKHKEKVAEFRESFGDDEEETLEDFEEDEQGNNEEMVNNVDEVDGRFREGFRIREEENGVENAELRDEEDGFFDVEDGDEVEGFDMADGNVDDDEVEDEDGDGEMSVLEAMVTGHKSRKSRGSRHVSENFPMEIRAEDVNELEVMEYNNLKSRRRRGKKERGKNDYGVSEKGDFEERSPDGEINGHDDRQTKESPSHLFVEDENAGKDNDNARKNHKNSYHPVNNKGATKKESNNKTKNLSKGKKGKAAANNSGNACEKCGEEFESRNKLHKHLTDTGHASLKFR, from the exons ATGGCGTCGGAGAAGCGATGCCACTACGAGGTCCTTGGACTCTCTCGGGAGTGCACAGCAGAGGAAATTCGCTCTGCATACAAGAAACTAGCTCTCCAGCGCCACCCCGACAAGCTCATCCAATCCGGCTTGAGCCAAGCTGAAGCCACCGCTCAATTTCAGGAGCTTGCTTACGCTTACGAGGTTCTCTCCGACCCTAAGGAACGCGCCTGGTACGATTCTCACCGCTCTCAGATCCTCTTCTCCGATCCTAATTCCGCCAACTCGGTCCCTGGATCTGTCATCCCTAATTTATTTTCCTTCTTCTCTAACACGGTCTATTCGGGTTATACGGATACAGGCAAAGGGTTTTATAAGGTGTATTCGGatgtttttaacaaaatttacgcGAATGAGGTCAGTTTTTGTAAGAAATTAGGATTGAGGTTGGATAGTCTGAGGGAGGCGCCGGTGATGGGGAATTTGGGGAGTCCGTATGGGCAGGTTACAGCGTTTTATAATTACTGGTTAGGGTTTTTTACGGTAATGGATTTTTGTTGGGTGGATCAATACGATGTAATGGCCGGGCCGAATCGGAAATCAAGGAGGGTGATGGAGGAAGAGAACAAGAAGTTGAGGAAAAAGGCCAGGAGGGAGTATAATGAGACGGTGAGGGGATTGGCGGAATTTGTGAAGAAGAGGGATAAAAGAGTGATTGATATGATGGTGAAGAAAAATGCGGAGTTGGAGAAAAAGAAAGAGGAGGAGAGGGAGAGGAAGAAGATGTTGgagagagagaaaatggagagagctAGAGCATATGAGGAGCCGGAGTGGGCAAGACTGAATGAAGAGGATGTGGAGGAAGTGGAGGTGTTTGAGGAGGAAGGAAAGGGTAAGACGGGGAATGGAGGGAAAGAGTTGTATTGCGTGGTGTGTGGAAAAAAGTTTAAGAGTGAGAAGCAATGGAAGAATCATGAGCAGTCGAAGAAGCATAAGGAGAAGGTGGCTGAGTTCAGGGAGTCATTTGGGGATGATGAAGAAGAGACACTAGAAGATTTTGAGGAGGATGAACAAGGAAACAATGAAGAAATGGTTAACAATGTTGATGAGGTAGATGGGAGGTTTAGAGAGGGTTTCAGGATAAGGGAGGAAGAGAATGGGGTTGAGAATGCAGAATTGAGAGATGAGGAAGATGGGTTCTTTGATGTTGAGGACGGTGATGAGGTGGAAGGATTTGATATGGCAGATGGGAATGTTGATGATGATGAGGTTGAGGATGAGGATGGTGATGGGGAAATGAGTGTACTTGAAGCAATGGTAACTGGGCACAAGAGTAGGAAAAGTCGGGGTTCAAGGCATGTGAGTGAGAATTTTCCAATGGAAATTCGTGCCGAAGATGTGAATGAGTTGGAAGTTATGGAATATAACAACCTGAAAAGTAGGAGGAGGAGAGGCAAGAAAGAGAGGGGTAAGAATGACTACGGAGTTTCTGAGAAGGGTGATTTTGAGGAAAGAAGTCCAGATGGTGAAATTAATGGGCATGATGACAGGCAAACGAAGGAGTCCCCTTCTCATTTATTTGTAGAAGATGAGAATGCTGGTAAAGACAACGATAATGCGAGGAAGAATCATAAGAATTCATATCATCCTGTCAACAATAAAGGGGccacaaagaaggaatcaaataACAAAACGAAAAACTTGTccaaaggaaagaaaggaaag GCAGCAGCAAATAATTCTGGCAATGCATGTGAGAAATGTGGAGAGGAATTTGAATCAAG GAATAAATTACATAAGCATTTGACCGACACAGGTCATGCTTCACTGAAATTcagatga
- the LOC110636244 gene encoding histone deacetylase 5 isoform X1, which translates to MEESESGDSMTIQRRVGLLYDERMCKHNTPDDDYHPENPNRIKTIWNKLVANNIPQRCVVLNAKEAEDKYLLAVHSKNHVNLIRNISSKQFDSRRNRIAAKLNSIYFNEGSSEAAYIAAGSVIEVAERVAKGELHSAAAIVRPPGHHAEHDEAMGFCLFNNVAVATSFLLDERPELGIKKILIVDWDVHHGNGTQKMFWKDPRVLFFSVHRHEFGSFYPANDDGLYTMIGQGPGAGYNINVPWEHGRCGDADYLAVWDQILIPVAKEFDPDMIIVSAGFDAAVGDPLGGCRVTPYGYSVLLKKLMDFAHGKIVLALEGGYNLDSVANSFLACMEVLLESKPIAGSSEAYPFESTWRVIQAVRKKLSAYWPTLADEIPLKLTSHKAPPPHLLISSSDSEDEVDKTPNIVSDNMVAVVQEITEPLSKLKVEDSHDQAAAKSVPWRSELSKTDIWHATFGLNMWKRRFLCYIQGGQVDGMGKRCSGSMDKNPPKEILWKTFSHRLFFGHESTRTWGSGGVAFLHPESSVDENTYMCMYQITLEQFNDVLFQENVSSNEMDSPAFDLADLQSVTNQGSVSLEVFKKQWYHNVVYLGKEKDIPILTITCSLSDVESFKSKKLPLCAPCNEYANTLIQGLVEGGQLSEEEASAYIKAASKPL; encoded by the exons ATGGAGGAGTCAGAATCTGGTGATAGCATGACCATTCAACGGCGCGTGGGGTTACTGTACGATGAGCGGATGTGTAAGCATAACACTCCTGATGATGATTATCATCCTGAGAATCCCAACCGCATCAAGACCATTTGGAACAAGCTCGTTGCCAATAACATTCCTCAAAG ATGTGTTGTTTTGAATGCCAAAGAAGCAGAAGATAAATATCTACTAGCTGTTCACTCCAAGAATCATGTTAATTTGATTAGAAATATAAGCTCCAAACAATTTGATTCTCGAAGAAATAGAATTGCTGCAAAATTGAATTCCATATATTTTAATGAAGGATCATCAGAAGCTGCCTACATTGCTGCTGGTTCTGTCATAGAG GTCGCTGAGAGAGTAGCCAAAGGGGAATTGCATTCTGCTGCTGCTATTGTTAGGCCTCCTGGGCATCATGCTGAACATGATGAGGCAATGGGATTTTGTCTATTCAATAACGTAGCTGTTGCAACGAGTTTTCTATTAGATGAAAGA CCAGAACTGGGTATTAAGAAGATTCTGATTGTTGACTGGGATGTTCATCATGGTAATGGTACTCAAAAGATGTTTTGGAAGGACCCTCGTGTTCTGTTCTTCTCTGTTCACAG GCATGAGTTTGGGAGCTTTTACCCTGCTAATGATGATGGTTTGTATACTATGATTGGGCAAGGGCCGGGTGCAGGATACAACATAAATGTTCCTTGGGAGCATGGAAGATGCGGAGATGCAGACTATCTTGCTGTTTGGGACCAAATCTTGATCCCTGTTGCCAAGGAATTTGATCCTGACATGATTATAGTGTCTGCAGGGTTTGATGCAG CTGTTGGTGATCCTCTTGGTGGTTGTCGTGTTACGCCATATGGATATTCAGTATTGTTGAAAAAG TTGATGGATTTTGCCCATGGTAAGATTGTGTTGGCATTAGAAGGGGGTTACAATCTTGACTCCGTAGCAAATTCATTCCTTGCTTGCATGGAAGTTTTGCTTGAAAGCAAGCCTATTGCTGGATCTTCAGAGGCCTATCCATTTGAGTCCACATGGCGTGTGATACAAGCG GTTCGCAAGAAATTAAGTGCTTACTGGCCTACACTTGCAGATGAAATACCCTTGAAGTTAACCAGTCACAAAGCCCCTCCTCCG CATCTTTTGATTTCAAGCTCTGATTCTGAAGATGAGGTTGACAAAACTCCAAATATTGTGTCAGATAATATGGTGGCAGTTGTTCAGGAGATCACTGAACCTCTTTCAAAGCTGAAAGTCGAAGATAGTCATG ATCAAGCGGCCGCAAAGTCTGTTCCCTGGAGATCAGAGCTTTCAAAGACGGATATTTGGCATGCCACTTTTGGATTGAATATGTGGAAAAGAAGGTTCCTTTGCTATATTCAAGGTGGTCAG GTGGATGGTATGGGGAAGCGATGCTCTGGTTCAATGGATAAAAACCCTCCAAAAGAGATTTTGTGGAAAACTTTCTCCCACAGATTGTTCTTTGGCCATGAATCCACACGTACATGGGGAAGTGGAGGGGTTGCTTTCCTTCATCCTGAAAGTAGTGTTGATGAAAACACTTACATGTGCATGTACCAAATAAC GCTGGAACAATTCAATGATGTTTTGTTTCAAGAAAATGTTTCAAGTAATGAGATGGATTCTCCAGCGTTTGATTTGGCAGATCTACAGTCCGTCACAAACCAAGGTTCTGTTTCTTTGGAGGTTTTTAAG AAGCAGTGGTACCATAATGTAGTGTACCTGGGAAAGGAGAAAGATATTCCTATACTGACTATTAC CTGCTCACTTTCAGATGTTGAGAGCTTCAAATCGAAGAAACTTCCCTTGTGTGCCCCTTGCAACGAATATGCCAACACCTTAATACAAGGCCTGGTGGAAGGAGGACAGCTTTCAGAAGAGGAAGCCAGTGCCTATATAAAAGCTGCTTCTAAACCACTATGA
- the LOC110636244 gene encoding histone deacetylase 5 isoform X2 — translation MEESESGDSMTIQRRVGLLYDERMCKHNTPDDDYHPENPNRIKTIWNKLVANNIPQRAEFWLIFCLKFHACYVLLSVAERVAKGELHSAAAIVRPPGHHAEHDEAMGFCLFNNVAVATSFLLDERPELGIKKILIVDWDVHHGNGTQKMFWKDPRVLFFSVHRHEFGSFYPANDDGLYTMIGQGPGAGYNINVPWEHGRCGDADYLAVWDQILIPVAKEFDPDMIIVSAGFDAAVGDPLGGCRVTPYGYSVLLKKLMDFAHGKIVLALEGGYNLDSVANSFLACMEVLLESKPIAGSSEAYPFESTWRVIQAVRKKLSAYWPTLADEIPLKLTSHKAPPPHLLISSSDSEDEVDKTPNIVSDNMVAVVQEITEPLSKLKVEDSHDQAAAKSVPWRSELSKTDIWHATFGLNMWKRRFLCYIQGGQVDGMGKRCSGSMDKNPPKEILWKTFSHRLFFGHESTRTWGSGGVAFLHPESSVDENTYMCMYQITLEQFNDVLFQENVSSNEMDSPAFDLADLQSVTNQGSVSLEVFKKQWYHNVVYLGKEKDIPILTITCSLSDVESFKSKKLPLCAPCNEYANTLIQGLVEGGQLSEEEASAYIKAASKPL, via the exons ATGGAGGAGTCAGAATCTGGTGATAGCATGACCATTCAACGGCGCGTGGGGTTACTGTACGATGAGCGGATGTGTAAGCATAACACTCCTGATGATGATTATCATCCTGAGAATCCCAACCGCATCAAGACCATTTGGAACAAGCTCGTTGCCAATAACATTCCTCAAAG agcTGAATTTTGGCTCATTTTTTGTTTGAAGTTTCATGCTTGTTATGTATTATTATCG GTCGCTGAGAGAGTAGCCAAAGGGGAATTGCATTCTGCTGCTGCTATTGTTAGGCCTCCTGGGCATCATGCTGAACATGATGAGGCAATGGGATTTTGTCTATTCAATAACGTAGCTGTTGCAACGAGTTTTCTATTAGATGAAAGA CCAGAACTGGGTATTAAGAAGATTCTGATTGTTGACTGGGATGTTCATCATGGTAATGGTACTCAAAAGATGTTTTGGAAGGACCCTCGTGTTCTGTTCTTCTCTGTTCACAG GCATGAGTTTGGGAGCTTTTACCCTGCTAATGATGATGGTTTGTATACTATGATTGGGCAAGGGCCGGGTGCAGGATACAACATAAATGTTCCTTGGGAGCATGGAAGATGCGGAGATGCAGACTATCTTGCTGTTTGGGACCAAATCTTGATCCCTGTTGCCAAGGAATTTGATCCTGACATGATTATAGTGTCTGCAGGGTTTGATGCAG CTGTTGGTGATCCTCTTGGTGGTTGTCGTGTTACGCCATATGGATATTCAGTATTGTTGAAAAAG TTGATGGATTTTGCCCATGGTAAGATTGTGTTGGCATTAGAAGGGGGTTACAATCTTGACTCCGTAGCAAATTCATTCCTTGCTTGCATGGAAGTTTTGCTTGAAAGCAAGCCTATTGCTGGATCTTCAGAGGCCTATCCATTTGAGTCCACATGGCGTGTGATACAAGCG GTTCGCAAGAAATTAAGTGCTTACTGGCCTACACTTGCAGATGAAATACCCTTGAAGTTAACCAGTCACAAAGCCCCTCCTCCG CATCTTTTGATTTCAAGCTCTGATTCTGAAGATGAGGTTGACAAAACTCCAAATATTGTGTCAGATAATATGGTGGCAGTTGTTCAGGAGATCACTGAACCTCTTTCAAAGCTGAAAGTCGAAGATAGTCATG ATCAAGCGGCCGCAAAGTCTGTTCCCTGGAGATCAGAGCTTTCAAAGACGGATATTTGGCATGCCACTTTTGGATTGAATATGTGGAAAAGAAGGTTCCTTTGCTATATTCAAGGTGGTCAG GTGGATGGTATGGGGAAGCGATGCTCTGGTTCAATGGATAAAAACCCTCCAAAAGAGATTTTGTGGAAAACTTTCTCCCACAGATTGTTCTTTGGCCATGAATCCACACGTACATGGGGAAGTGGAGGGGTTGCTTTCCTTCATCCTGAAAGTAGTGTTGATGAAAACACTTACATGTGCATGTACCAAATAAC GCTGGAACAATTCAATGATGTTTTGTTTCAAGAAAATGTTTCAAGTAATGAGATGGATTCTCCAGCGTTTGATTTGGCAGATCTACAGTCCGTCACAAACCAAGGTTCTGTTTCTTTGGAGGTTTTTAAG AAGCAGTGGTACCATAATGTAGTGTACCTGGGAAAGGAGAAAGATATTCCTATACTGACTATTAC CTGCTCACTTTCAGATGTTGAGAGCTTCAAATCGAAGAAACTTCCCTTGTGTGCCCCTTGCAACGAATATGCCAACACCTTAATACAAGGCCTGGTGGAAGGAGGACAGCTTTCAGAAGAGGAAGCCAGTGCCTATATAAAAGCTGCTTCTAAACCACTATGA
- the LOC110636244 gene encoding histone deacetylase 5 isoform X3, with the protein MLVMYYYRCVVLNAKEAEDKYLLAVHSKNHVNLIRNISSKQFDSRRNRIAAKLNSIYFNEGSSEAAYIAAGSVIEVAERVAKGELHSAAAIVRPPGHHAEHDEAMGFCLFNNVAVATSFLLDERPELGIKKILIVDWDVHHGNGTQKMFWKDPRVLFFSVHRHEFGSFYPANDDGLYTMIGQGPGAGYNINVPWEHGRCGDADYLAVWDQILIPVAKEFDPDMIIVSAGFDAAVGDPLGGCRVTPYGYSVLLKKLMDFAHGKIVLALEGGYNLDSVANSFLACMEVLLESKPIAGSSEAYPFESTWRVIQAVRKKLSAYWPTLADEIPLKLTSHKAPPPHLLISSSDSEDEVDKTPNIVSDNMVAVVQEITEPLSKLKVEDSHDQAAAKSVPWRSELSKTDIWHATFGLNMWKRRFLCYIQGGQVDGMGKRCSGSMDKNPPKEILWKTFSHRLFFGHESTRTWGSGGVAFLHPESSVDENTYMCMYQITLEQFNDVLFQENVSSNEMDSPAFDLADLQSVTNQGSVSLEVFKKQWYHNVVYLGKEKDIPILTITCSLSDVESFKSKKLPLCAPCNEYANTLIQGLVEGGQLSEEEASAYIKAASKPL; encoded by the exons ATGCTTGTTATGTATTATTATCG ATGTGTTGTTTTGAATGCCAAAGAAGCAGAAGATAAATATCTACTAGCTGTTCACTCCAAGAATCATGTTAATTTGATTAGAAATATAAGCTCCAAACAATTTGATTCTCGAAGAAATAGAATTGCTGCAAAATTGAATTCCATATATTTTAATGAAGGATCATCAGAAGCTGCCTACATTGCTGCTGGTTCTGTCATAGAG GTCGCTGAGAGAGTAGCCAAAGGGGAATTGCATTCTGCTGCTGCTATTGTTAGGCCTCCTGGGCATCATGCTGAACATGATGAGGCAATGGGATTTTGTCTATTCAATAACGTAGCTGTTGCAACGAGTTTTCTATTAGATGAAAGA CCAGAACTGGGTATTAAGAAGATTCTGATTGTTGACTGGGATGTTCATCATGGTAATGGTACTCAAAAGATGTTTTGGAAGGACCCTCGTGTTCTGTTCTTCTCTGTTCACAG GCATGAGTTTGGGAGCTTTTACCCTGCTAATGATGATGGTTTGTATACTATGATTGGGCAAGGGCCGGGTGCAGGATACAACATAAATGTTCCTTGGGAGCATGGAAGATGCGGAGATGCAGACTATCTTGCTGTTTGGGACCAAATCTTGATCCCTGTTGCCAAGGAATTTGATCCTGACATGATTATAGTGTCTGCAGGGTTTGATGCAG CTGTTGGTGATCCTCTTGGTGGTTGTCGTGTTACGCCATATGGATATTCAGTATTGTTGAAAAAG TTGATGGATTTTGCCCATGGTAAGATTGTGTTGGCATTAGAAGGGGGTTACAATCTTGACTCCGTAGCAAATTCATTCCTTGCTTGCATGGAAGTTTTGCTTGAAAGCAAGCCTATTGCTGGATCTTCAGAGGCCTATCCATTTGAGTCCACATGGCGTGTGATACAAGCG GTTCGCAAGAAATTAAGTGCTTACTGGCCTACACTTGCAGATGAAATACCCTTGAAGTTAACCAGTCACAAAGCCCCTCCTCCG CATCTTTTGATTTCAAGCTCTGATTCTGAAGATGAGGTTGACAAAACTCCAAATATTGTGTCAGATAATATGGTGGCAGTTGTTCAGGAGATCACTGAACCTCTTTCAAAGCTGAAAGTCGAAGATAGTCATG ATCAAGCGGCCGCAAAGTCTGTTCCCTGGAGATCAGAGCTTTCAAAGACGGATATTTGGCATGCCACTTTTGGATTGAATATGTGGAAAAGAAGGTTCCTTTGCTATATTCAAGGTGGTCAG GTGGATGGTATGGGGAAGCGATGCTCTGGTTCAATGGATAAAAACCCTCCAAAAGAGATTTTGTGGAAAACTTTCTCCCACAGATTGTTCTTTGGCCATGAATCCACACGTACATGGGGAAGTGGAGGGGTTGCTTTCCTTCATCCTGAAAGTAGTGTTGATGAAAACACTTACATGTGCATGTACCAAATAAC GCTGGAACAATTCAATGATGTTTTGTTTCAAGAAAATGTTTCAAGTAATGAGATGGATTCTCCAGCGTTTGATTTGGCAGATCTACAGTCCGTCACAAACCAAGGTTCTGTTTCTTTGGAGGTTTTTAAG AAGCAGTGGTACCATAATGTAGTGTACCTGGGAAAGGAGAAAGATATTCCTATACTGACTATTAC CTGCTCACTTTCAGATGTTGAGAGCTTCAAATCGAAGAAACTTCCCTTGTGTGCCCCTTGCAACGAATATGCCAACACCTTAATACAAGGCCTGGTGGAAGGAGGACAGCTTTCAGAAGAGGAAGCCAGTGCCTATATAAAAGCTGCTTCTAAACCACTATGA